The sequence CCTGTTGCGGCGGATGGACGCGCAATGGCGGCTGGCCCGGCATTACGGGATCGCGAACATGCTGATCTTCCACAAGCTGACCGACCTGGACAACGTGGGCGACCAGGGCACCGCTATGCGCGCCCTCGCCTCGTCGCTGCTGGCGAACGCGGAGACCCGGATCATCTACCGGCAGGAGTCCGACCAGATGACAGGCACCGCCGAGACCCTCGGCCTGACCGGAACCGAGATGCGGCTCTTGCCGACCCTGTCGACCGGGCAGGGGTTGTGGCGGATCAAGGATCGTTCCTTCGTAGTCGCCCATCAGCTCCACCCTGACGAACTCCGGCTGTTCGACACGACTTCCAAGATGTTGGGGATCTCCTGAGTTCCGCTGACCGCTGGCGGCGGGACGCGCACCTGGCAGGCACGAAGGGGACGCGGCATCCGGGCCGCGCCCCGTGAAGCCTCTGGAGGAACCGTGTCCGATCCGTTGTACGCGCCGTGGAAAGAAGGCGATCCCATCGCCACGGTGACCATGTCCGAGCCCGACCTGATGAGCGTGCGCCTGCTCGGCATCCCCTACCAGGCGCCCGCCGACTGGCTGCCGCTGAAGCGGACGGACTTCGGTAAGGTGATGGACCACATCTACACCAAGTACCCGATGCCGTTCACCTGCGAGATCATCGAGACCGATGGCACACGCACCACCGGCGTCGTCGACCTGACCGACACACCCGCCGCCACAGCGCCGACGCAGGCCGCTCAGCACGCCCGGCAGGCGCACCCCAGCCACGCCGCACCGCCTCCCGCCCAGCCTGTCGGCGAGCCGACGCCCGAGGCGTCCTGGGTCCGCCTCCTGGACGAACCCGAACCCGCCCCCATACCGGAAGCGTCGGGGCTAGGGGCACGGCTGGAGTCTTTACTCGGCCTGCCTGCGCTGCCGCCCCGGCGCCGCGAGGGGGAGGCGGTGGTTGCCGCCTACGGGTTCGAGCCCGGCGAGCAGGTCGCCGTGGGCCTGGTAGTCGGGCACGTCGCCGCCGACCACCAGGGGCGCGCGGCGGTGACCCTGCCCTCCTGGGTGCTGGCCAACCTGGTGACCGGGGAGGCCGTCCTGGCGGGTCTGGCGTCGGCCCGGTCCAGTGTCGTGCGCGGCGACGCGGGCCGATGAGCCAGGCCCCCGTACCCGCCGGGCGCGACGCGCTGGCGAACCTCGGGATCGGCCTGCTGCTCGCCATCGGCCTGCTCGGCCTCGTGCTGCGCGGCGCGGGCAGCCTCGCCTGCCTGATCACCGGCCACGACCAGCCCACCGGATCGTGGGCGTCCGGCCTCCTCATCCTTGCCCGCCCCACCCACCCAGGGACAGTGATCGGAGCGGAAGGCCTCCACCCGGTCATGTACTGGCTGGTGGCCTGCGTCCTGCTATCCGCCCCGGCCGTCGGGGGCGTGTGGCTGTGGCGGGTGGTCCGCGACCACTCGCGCCGGGCCAAGGTCGACCCGCGCCGGATCGCCGGGACCGCCACGCGCGACGAGATCCGGATGCTCGCCTCATCCAAAGCCCTGCTCAAACGCGCCGGAACGCTGCGCCCGTCCGTCCCGAAACCCCAGCCGACCGATGTCGGCTACCTGCTAGGCACCAGCCACGGGGCTGGCGTGTGGGCGTCGGTCGAGGACTCGATCCTGCTGATCGGGCCGCCCCGGTCGGGCAAGGGACTGCACATCGTCATCAACGCCATCCTGGACGCGCCCGGCGCTGTCGTCACCACCTCGACCCGCCCCGACAACCTGACCGCCACTATGAGAGCCCGTCAGAAGGCTGGCCCGGTGGCGGTGTTCGACCCGCAACAACTCGCAGAGGGGCTGCCCGCCGGTTTGCGCTGGTCGCCCGTGCGGGGCTGCGAGCAGCCGTTGACGGCGATGATCCGGGCAACCGGCCTGGCGTCGGCTACCGGGATCGGCGGCGGCGGGGTCGAGAACGGCGGCTTCTGGGAAGGCAAGACCCGAGTCGCGCTGCAGTCCCTGCTCCACGCCGCCGCCCTCGGCCAGCGGGACTCCGCCGAACTGTTCCGCTGGACCCTGGACCCGAACTCCGCCAACGACGCCGTCGGCATCCTGCGCACCAGCCCCGACGCCGCCACAGGCTGGGCTGAGGCCCTCGACGCCACCATCCACGCCGACCCGCGCACAAGAGACTCCATCTGGCAAGGAGTGTCCCTGTCGTTGTCGGCCCTGGCCGATCCGAGGGTGTTGGCGGCCGTGTCGCCCGGCAAAGGCGAAACATTCGACCCGGCCCGGTTCCTCCTAGACCGGGGCACCCTCTACCTGCTCGCCACCGGCGCTGGGGCCGGCGCGTCGTCGGCCCTGGTGGCGGCGTTCATTGAGGACCTGGTCGAGACCGCCCGGAAACTCGCCGCCAGGTCGCCTGGCGCGCGCCTCGACCCGCCCCTCACCCTGGCGCTGGACGAGATCGGGAACCTCGCCCCGTTGCCCTCGCTCCCGGTGCTGATGGCCGAGGGCGGGGGCACCGGGATCACCACTCTGCCAGTGCTCCAGTCCTTGGCGCAGGCCAGACAGAAATGGGGCCAGAACGCCGCCGGAGCGATCTGGGACGCCAGCATCGTCAAGATCATCCTCGGCGGCGCGTCCAGCCCGACCGACCTGCGCGACATCAGCACCCTGATCGGGGAACGGGACGAG is a genomic window of Bifidobacteriaceae bacterium containing:
- a CDS encoding TraM recognition domain-containing protein, translating into MSQAPVPAGRDALANLGIGLLLAIGLLGLVLRGAGSLACLITGHDQPTGSWASGLLILARPTHPGTVIGAEGLHPVMYWLVACVLLSAPAVGGVWLWRVVRDHSRRAKVDPRRIAGTATRDEIRMLASSKALLKRAGTLRPSVPKPQPTDVGYLLGTSHGAGVWASVEDSILLIGPPRSGKGLHIVINAILDAPGAVVTTSTRPDNLTATMRARQKAGPVAVFDPQQLAEGLPAGLRWSPVRGCEQPLTAMIRATGLASATGIGGGGVENGGFWEGKTRVALQSLLHAAALGQRDSAELFRWTLDPNSANDAVGILRTSPDAATGWAEALDATIHADPRTRDSIWQGVSLSLSALADPRVLAAVSPGKGETFDPARFLLDRGTLYLLATGAGAGASSALVAAFIEDLVETARKLAARSPGARLDPPLTLALDEIGNLAPLPSLPVLMAEGGGTGITTLPVLQSLAQARQKWGQNAAGAIWDASIVKIILGGASSPTDLRDISTLIGERDETTTSDTINEQGFTSTQRSIRRVPVMPPETVRTLPFGTGVILLRTTRPIIADLRPWPSRPDGKQLAADRQAVEASLHP